A single genomic interval of Lathyrus oleraceus cultivar Zhongwan6 chromosome 7, CAAS_Psat_ZW6_1.0, whole genome shotgun sequence harbors:
- the LOC127106462 gene encoding E3 ubiquitin-protein ligase UPL1 isoform X1, whose protein sequence is MRLRRKRALQVPPKIRCSINCVTAVPLENIQEPLKIFAWEFDKGDFHHWVDLFNHFDSFFEKYVKPRKDLQIDDDFLDSDPPFPKEAVLQILRVIRIILDNCTNKHFYSSYEQHLSSLLASTDPDVVEATLDTFATFLKKTVAKYSIRDASLNSKLFALAQGWGGKEEGLGLIASTVPNGCDPIAHELGCTLHFEFYAANESESDIKGPEPLVQGLQIIHLSDFNKCVETDLGLLHKLVTEYKVPPSLRFSLLTRLRFARAFGSLGSRQQYTCIRLYAFIILIQAGGDADDLVSFFNAEPEFINELVSLLSYEDAVLEKTRVLCLHSLAALCQDRSRQPSVLTAVTSAGHRGILSSLMQKSIDSVISDTSNRSVHFAEALLSLVTVLVSSSSGCSAMREAGFIPTLLPLLKDSNPQHLLLVEKAVHILEAFMDYSNPAAALFRDLGGLDDTIARLKVEVSHAENAGKQPDENSEPSRNVHMVEGSSVLLDDMQSLYSEPLISYHRKLLMKALLRAISLGTYAPGTTTRIYESEDNALPQCLCLIFRRAKDFGGGIFSLAATVLSDIIQKDPTCFPVIDAAGLPSAFLDAIMDDVLNSSEAITCIPQCLDALCLNSNGLQAVKDRNSLRCFVKVFTSRTYLRSLTWETPASLSSGLDELMRHASSLRGPGVDMLVEILETISKIGSAVDPSPLCPDPCSSTSVPMEMDCGDRNFILPDNKESSKADDTKLINEPCHDASIINIESYLPDCVNNVARLLETILQNADTCRVFVEKKGIEAVLQLFTLPLMPPSVSVGQSIFAAFKNFSPQHYVSLARTLCSFLREHLKSTNELLDSIRGTQLALVESAKQTKVLKYISSLEGVLALSVFLLKGTTAVVSELSTSDADVLKDIGRTYKEVIWQLSLCNDSKTEEKKKNGLEPEILQAPLSTTVVERDSDEDANMQTFRYTNPVFARTGSHSPWSGERDFVSVVRSGEGLHRRTRQGIARMRGGRTARRLEALNIDSEASSSALQASSSRDSKMKSPDVLALEILNKLASTMRSFFTALVKGFTSPNRRRADSGSLGSASKALGTVLATNFLDAFGFSGHSTYDGLDTPLSVKCRYLGKVVDDMAALIFDSRRRSCYPAMVNNFYVHGTFKELLTTYEATCQLLWTLPRSIPTSDIDLGKIEQGAKLSHSTWLLDTLQSYCRLLEYFVNSSLLLSPTSASQTELLVQPVTVGLSIGLFPVPRDPKVFVSLLQSQVQDVILPIWNHPMFCSCSPGFVASIISLVTHVSSGVGDVKRNQNNILGSTNQRFIPPPPDEATIATIVEMGFSRARAEEALRRVETNSVEMAMEWLFSHADDPVQEDDELAQALALSLGNSSETTKVDSAEKTDDVTTEEGQMKKPPVDDILAASMKLFQSSDLVAFQLTDLLVTLCNQNKGEVRPKVISYLLQQLKLCPLDFSMDNCALGALAHIIALLLVEDGSTREIASQNGIISTIIDILISLKDSLKLGKELPVSKCISALLLILDQMLQSRPKIENMEGGTQTGSMPDSSAEHGSLLFPDIVAHEENKIDGSEKKPEMAFENILGKSTGFATIVESHMLLDIACDLIKQHVPAVVMQAVLQLCARLTKTHALAMKFLENGGVAALFSLPRNCFFPGYDTVISTIVRHLLEDLQTLQTAMELEIRQTLSANRHSRRLSARSFLTSLAPVISRDPIVFMKAAAAVCQLEISGGRTVIVLSKEKEKEKSKTSSTEATNECLRISESKSPDGSGKYLKSHKKVPVNLTLVVDQLLEIVLKYPPMEGRENFECDASLMDIDEPTMKVKGKSKVEETVILEPESERSAELVKVTFVLKLLSDILLMYGHAVGVILKRDSEMCQFRGSSQPSGHNGIIHHVLHRLLPHSVDKSAGPDDWRGKLSEKASWFLVVLCGRSGEGRKRVTNGLVKELTSFSNFESNSLKGSLSPDKRLFTFIDLVYSILSKNSSSGSLPGSGYSPDIAQSLIDGGIITCLTRILEVVDLDHPDAPKFANLILKGLDCLARAANASEQIYKSKGVEKRRSDGLNDRSDDQITTPSALETVSHDQNVSGQEALREMMDNAHNQRTSQGDHYADNPNQSVEQVMRVEEEETISPNTPVELGMDFMHEGMGEGSVLRNPEQIDVAFHVENRADSNMGDEDDDMADDDEEDDDEDDGEDEDEDIAEDGGGMMSMADTDVEDHDDTGLGDEYNDEMIEEDDDDFHENRVIEVRWREALDGMDHLQVLGQPGTAGGLIDVVAEPFEGVNVDDLFRLQNFERRRQTGRSSFERPASEINGFQHPLLVRPSQSVDFVSMWPSGGNSASRDSETQSSRNLDMAHFYMFDTPIHPYDTVPSNLFGDRLGSVAPPPLTDYSVGMSSLHLPGRRVLGNGRWTDNGQPQGGAQAAAIALAVEEQFLAQMSSIDPTSSPTEHNVHNSEEQEKQSDVLPSHDGPVLTVGADSNCQQFAGQEQENGIEAIAQQINLSVDGAPCEEEINVDYGVQDPGEGLHTNEPVSVQPVSLNLMPNNLDCTENEINNTPSENVQYGRDPDVPTNNHNVPVVPMGCNGTSNVDGQPTNLGLPGSGFEDTNPNDCPASSVYASVDVNMGGVDTERNQSGQPTVSEDIRGELLSTQNTQVILDETQAEQTSANNEAADANTIDPTFLEALPEDLRAEVLASQQAQPVQPPVYAPPSAEDIDPEFLAALPPDIQAEVLAQQRAQRVVQQAEGQPVDMDNASIIATFPADLREEVLLTSSEAVLSALPSPLLAEAQILRDRAMGLYQARSLFGSSHRLNNRRNGLGFVRQPVMDRGVGVTIDRRSALMDALKVKEIEGEPLLDANALKALIRLLRLAQPLGKGLLQRLLLNLSAHNLTRATLIYLLLDMIKPEAEGSESRPATLNCQRLYGCHSNTVYGRSQLLDAGLPPLVLRRILEILTYLATNHSGVAKMLFHFDQSITDLSNSSATHMNGKGKEMVTERGHSPKLSGAHAGAVPLVLFLKLLNRPLFLRSTAHLEQVMGLIQVVVDTAASKLESQSQSEKAIADTLNLSVNEAEKDPPLVELDSNQQDKHADTKARPSNGKKNLDMYNIFLQLPQSDLRNMCNLLGHEGLSDKMYMLAGEVLKKLAFIVSSHRKFFILELSESSHALTGSAVSDLVTLQQRNMLGLGAGSMAGAAILRVLQALSSLISLETSGYMDLESDVDQQDDKAIIWNLNTSLEPLWQELSNCISAAEMQLGQGSFSPNMSNIHVAENLHGSSTSPPLPLGTQRLLPFIEAFFVLCEKLQANESIMQQDHGNATAREVKEFASCSASMNGNFIGDSKRKLDGAFTFTRFAEKHRRLTNAFIRQSPSLLEKSLSMMLKAPRLIDFDNKRAYFRSRIRQQHDQHLSGPLRISVRRAYILEDSYNQLRMRPTPDLKGRLNVQFQGEEGIDAGGLTREWYQLLSRVIFDKGALLFTTVGNNATFQPNPNSVYQTEHLSYFKFVGRVVGKALFDAQLLDVYFTRSFYKHILGVKVTYHDIEAVDPDYYKNLKWMLENDVSDIPDLTFSMDADEEKLILYEKNEVTDYELKPGGRNIKVSEETKHEYVDLVAEHLLTNAIRPQINSFLEGFHEMVPRELISIFNDKELELLISGLPEIDLDDLKENTEYTGYTVASNVIQWFWEVVKSFNKEDMARLLQFVTGTSKVPLEGFIALQGISGSQRFQIHKAYGAPDRLPSAHTCFNQLDLPEYTSKEQLQDRLLLAIHEASEGFGFG, encoded by the exons ATGAGACTGAGAAGAAAGCGGGCACTCCAAGTG CCTCCCAAAATTAGATGCTCCATCAACTGTGTTACTGCGGTTCCACTTGAGAACATCCAAGAACCTTTAAAAATTTTTGCATGGGAGTTTGATAAG GGAGACTTTCATCACTGGGTTGATCTTTTTAACCATTTCGATTCATTCTTTGAGAAGTATGTAAAACCACGGAAGGATCTGCAAATTGATGACGATTTTCTGGACTCAGATCCTCCTTTCCCAAAAGAAGCTGTTCTTCAAATTCTTCGTGTCATTAGAATAATTTTGGATAACTGCACAAATAAACATTTCTACAGCTCATATGAG CAACATCTTTCATCATTGCTTGCTTCTACTGATCCAGATGTGGTTGAGGCTACGCTGGACACTTTTGCTACTTTTTTGAAGAAAACAGTCGCAAAGTACTCCATAAGAGACGCTTCTTTGAATTCAAAATTGTTTGCTCTTGCACAAGGATGGGGTGGAAAGGAAGAGGGACTCGGACTAATTGCATCAACTGTACCTAATGGTTGCGACCCTATAGCACATGAATTGGGCTGTACTCTTCATTTTGAGTTTTATGCAGCAAATGAGTCAGAAAGTGACATCAAAGGGCCTGAACCTTTGGTCCAAGGGTTGCAAATCATTCACTTGAGTGACTTCAATAAATGTGTGGAAACTGATCTTGGGCTTTTGCACAAGTTGGTTACAGAATATAAAGTACCTCCCAGTTTAAGATTTTCTTTGCTGACAAGATTGCGGTTTGCTAGGGCTTTTGGTTCTTTGGGTTCTAGACAGCAATACACTTGCATTCGCTTGTATGCTTTCATAATTTTGATTCAAGCTGGTGGTGATGCCGATGACCTAGTGTCATTCTTCAATGCCGAGCCCGAATTTATCAACGAATTGGTCTCACTACTGAGCTATGAAGATGCAGTTCTGGAAAAAACTCGGGttttatgtttgcattcattaGCTGCTCTTTGCCAAGATCGTTCCCGTCAACCTTCAGTATTGACTGCTGTTACATCTGCCGGGCATCGTGGCATTTTATCTAGCCTGATGCAGAAATCCATTGACTCTGTTATTAGTGATACATCAAATAGGTCAGTTCACTTTGCTGAAGCTCTATTATCTCTTGTAACTGTGTTGGTTTCGTCATCATCAGGATGTTCTGCTATGCGTGAAGCAGGATTTATTCCAACTCTTCTACCTCTACTGAAAGATTCAAATCCACAACACTTGCTTCTGGTTGAAAAAGCTGTGCACATTTTAGAAGCTTTCATGGATTACAGTAATCCAGCTGCTGCATTGTTTAGAGATTTGGGAGGTTTAGATGATACGATCGCTCGCTTGAAAGTTGAAGTATCCCATGCTGAAAATGCTGGAAAACAGCCAGATGAAAATTCCGAGCCTAGTAGAAATGTACATATGGTTGAAGGTTCTTCAGTTTTGCTAGATGACATGCAGTCGTTGTATTCTGAACCATTAATTTCCTACCACCGGAAATTGCTGATGAAAGCTCTATTGCGTGCTATATCCCTTGGAACCTATGCCCCTGGAACTACTACTCGAATATATGAATCTGAAGATAACGCGTTGCCTCAGTGCTTATGTTTAATTTTCAGACGAGCAAAAGATTTTGGTGGTGGAATTTTCTCGCTTGCTGCTACTGTCCTGAGTGATATAATACAAAAAGATCCTACTTGTTTTCCAGTTATAGATGCAGCTGGTCTTCCATCTGCCTTTTTGGATGCTATAATGGATGATGTTCTCAACTCCTCAGAAGCCATTACATGCATTCCCCAGTGTTTGGATGCTTTATGCTTAAACAGTAATGGACTTCAAGCTGTGAAAGATAGAAATTCTTTAAGATGTTTTGTGAAAGTGTTTACTTCCAGAACATATTTGCGCAGTCTTACATGGGAAACACCTGCATCTTTATCCAGTGGATTGGATGAATTAATGCGCCACGCTTCTTCGTTACGGGGGCCTGGAGTGGATATGTTAGTTGAGATTCTAGAAACTATCTCAAAAATTGGTTCTGCTGTGGATCCCTCACCTTTATGTCCTGATCCTTGCTCCTCAACCTCTGTTCCTATGGAAATGGATTGTGGGGACAGGAATTTCATCTTGCCTGATAATAAGGAGTCATCAAAGGCAGATGACACTAAGCTGATCAATGAGCCATGTCATGATGCGTCCATAATAAATATTGAGTCTTATCTTCCAGATTGTGTAAACAATGTGGCTCGTCTGCTTGAGACAATTCTACAGAATGCTGACACATGTCGAGTATTTGTTGAGAAAAAGGGGATTGAAGCTGTTCTTCAGTTATTTACATTGCCGTTAATGCCACCTTCTGTTTCTGTAGGGCAGAGCATCTTTGCTGCCTTCAAAAACTTTTCTCCACAGCATTATGTTTCTCTTGCTCGGACTTTATGCTCGTTCTTGAGGGAACATTTGAAATCTACCAATGAGCTTTTAGATTCAATTAGAGGAACTCAACTTGCTTTAGTTGAATCCGCAAAGCAGACAAAGGTGTTGAAATACATTTCTAGTCTTGAAGGTGTCTTGGCTCTCTCTGTATTTTTGTTGAAGGGAACAACTGCTGTGGTCTCTGAACTAAGCACTTCTGATGCTGATGTATTAAAAGATATTGGGAGAACATACAAAGAAGTAATTTGGCAATTATCTTTGTGCAATGACTCCAAGACAGaggaaaagaagaagaatggTCTAGAACCTGAGATTTTGCAAGCACCTTTATCTACTACTGTTGTCGAAAGAGATAGTGATGAAGATGCAAATATGCAGACATTTAGATACACAAACCCAGTTTTTGCTAGGACTGGTTCACATTCCCCGTGGAGTGGAGAGCGTGATTTTGTTTCTGTAGTTCGTTCTGGAGAAGGTTTGCATCGCCGTACTCGACAAGGGATAGCCCGCATGCGCGGTGGAAGGACTGCTCGTCGCTTAGAAGCTTTAAACATTGATTCTGAAGCATCTTCTAGTGCACTGCAGGCATCTTCATCTCGAGATTCGAAAATGAAAAGCCCTGATGTTCTTGCCTTAGAGATTCTTAACAAACTGGCTTCAACAATGCGCTCTTTCTTCACTGCTCTCGTGAAGGGGTTCACTTCACCAAATCGCCGTCGAGCTGACTCAGGGTCACTTGGCTCAGCTTCAAAGGCCCTCGGAACTGTTTTAGCTACGAATTTTCTTGACGCTTTTGGTTTTTCTGGACATTCTACATATGATGGACTTGATACTCCACTTTCTGTAAAATGTAGATATCTTGGGAAGGTTGTGGATGATATGGCAGCTCTCATATTTGACAGCAGACGCAGAAGTTGTTATCCTGCCATGGTTAATAACTTTTATGTGCACGGAACATTTAAAGAGTTATTGACAACATATGAAGCTACTTGTCAGTTGCTATGGACTCTTCCGCGCTCTATCCCAACATCAGATATTGATCTTGGAAAGATAGAACAAGGAGCCAAACTGTCCCATAGTACATGGCTACTTGATACATTACAAAGCTACTGTCGCTTGCTTGAGTACTTTGTAAATTCTTCTTTGCTTTTGTCCCCAACCTCAGCATCTCAGACAGAGCTTCTTGTTCAGCCAGTTACTGTTGGCCTGTCAATTGGGCTCTTTCCAGTTCCAAGAGACCCAAAAGTTTTTGTAAGTCTGCTGCAATCTCAGGTTCAGGATGTAATCCTACCAATCTGGAATCATCCCATGTTTTGTAGTTGTAGTCCTGGTTTTGTTGCATCAATTATTTCACTTGTTACACATGTAAGTTCTGGTGTTGGAGATGTGAAGCGAAATCAAAATAACATTTTGGGAAGTACAAACCAACGTTTTATTCCCCCTCCACCTGACGAGGCAACGATTGCAACTATTGTTGAGATGGGTTTTTCAAGGGCAAGGGCTGAAGAAGCACTGAGAAGAGTGGAAACAAATAGTGTTGAAATGGCTATGGAGTGGCTGTTTAGTCATGCTGATGATCCTGTCCAGGAGGATGATGAGCTTGCACAGGCTCTTGCTCTATCCCTTGGAAATAGTTCTGAAACTACTAAAGTTGATAGTGCCGAGAAGACTGATGATGTGACAACTGAAGAGGGACAAATGAAGAAACCTCCAGTTGATGATATACTTGCTGCATCTATGAAGTTGTTTCAGAGTAGTGATTTAGTGGCCTTTCAACTGACAGATTTGCTTGTAACGCTTTGCAACCAGAACAAAGGGGAAGTTCGTCCAAAAGTAATATCTTATCTGTTGCAGCAGCTAAAACTTTGTCCATTGGACTTTTCCATGGATAACTGTGCCTTAGGCGCATTAGCACATATTATAGCATTACTTCTTGTGGAGGATGGAAGTACAAGGGAAATTGCATCTCAGAATGGAATTATATCTACCATTATAGATATCCTGATAAGCTTGAAAGACAGTCTCAAGTTGGGGAAAGAACTTCCAGTCTCTAAATGCATTAGTGCTTTACTACTTATCTTGGATCAAATGTTGCAGTCAAGGCCAAAGATTGAAAATATGGAAGGAGGAACCCAAACTGGTTCCATGCCTGACTCATCTGCGGAGCATGGTTCCCTGCTATTTCCTGATATAGTTGCACATGAGGAAAACAAAATAGATGGGAGTGAAAAAAAACCTGAAATGGCTTTTGAGAATATACTTGGGAAATCTACTGGCTTTGCTACTATTGTTGAGTCTCATATGTTGTTGGATATTGCATGTGATTTGATAAAACAACACGTGCCTGCTGTGGTCATGCAGGCTGTTCTACAGTTATGTGCTCGGTTAACAAAAACACATGCTTTGGCTATGAAGTTTCTCGAAAATGGAGGCGTGGCTGCTCTTTTTAGTCTTCCAAGGAATTGTTTTTTTCCTGGCTATGACACTGTTATATCAACTATAGTTAGGCATCTTCTTGAAGATCTTCAAACACTACAAACAGCTATGGAGTTGGAGATACGACAAACTTTAAGTGCTAATCGCCATTCGAGGCGTCTTTCTGCTCGATCATTTTTGACATCTTTGGCACCAGTTATATCTAGAGATCCTATTGTTTTCATGAAAGCTGCAGCTGCAGTTTGTCAGTTAGAGATATCAGGGGGAAGGACAGTAATTGTGTTATCAAAGgagaaagaaaaggaaaaatCAAAAACATCGAGTACTGAGGCCACAAATGAATGTCTCCGAATATCTGAAAGCAAGTCACCTGATGGATCGGGCAAATATCTGAAAAGCCACAAAAAGGTTCCAGTGAATCTCACTCTAGTAGTTGATCAACTTCTTGAGATTGTGCTGAAGTACCCACCGATGGAAGGCCGAGAAAATTTTGAGTGTGATGCTTCTTTAATGGATATAGATGAGCCTACTATGAAGGTGAAGGGGAAATCGAAGGTTGAGGAGACAGTGATATTAGAACCTGAGTCTGAAAGGTCTGCAGAATTGGTGAAGGTGACTTTTGTCCTTAAGTTATTGAGTGACATTCTTCTAATGTATGGACATGCAGTTGGTGTCATACTCAAACGTGATTCTGAAATGTGTCAATTTCGTGGGTCTAGTCAACCATCTGGACATAATGGCATTATCCATCATGTATTACATCGGTTGCTACCACATTCTGTTGACAAATCTGCAGGACCTGATGATTGGAGAGGTAAGTTGTCTGAAAAGGCTTCATGGTTCCTGGTAGTTTTGTGTGGTCGGTCTGGTGAAGGTCGTAAGCGAGTGACTAATGGGCTTGTTAAAGAATTGACATCTTTTTCAAATTTCGAGAGCAACTCTTTGAAAGGCAGTTTATCCCCTGATAAAAGGCTTTTTACTTTTATTGATCTAGTGTATTCTATATTGTCAAAAAATTCATCATCTGGTAGCCTACCTGGTTCTGGATATTCACCTGATATTGCACAAAGCTTGATTGATGGTGGAATAATTACATGTCTAACTAGAATCCTGGAAGTGGTCGATTTGGATCATCCTGATGCACCCAAATTTGCAAATCTTATACTCAAAGGTTTAGACTGTCTTGCAAGAGCTGCTAATGCCAGTGAGCAGATCTATAAATCTAAGGGGGTTGAAAAGAGAAGATCTGATGGTTTGAATGATAGATCTGATGATCAAATAACAACACCTTCTGCACTTGAAACCGTGTCACATGATCAGAATGTGAGCGGTCAAGAAGCTCTCAGAGAAATGATGGATAATGCACATAATCAAAGAACTTCCCAAGGTGACCATTATGCTGATAATCCAAACCAGTCAGTTGAACAAGTTATGAGGGTAGAAGAAGAGGAGACAATATCCCCAAATACACCAGTGGAGCTGGGAATGGACTTCATGCATGAAGGGATGGGAGAAGGAAGTGTCTTGCGCAATCCAGAGCAAATTGACGTGGCTTTTCATGTTGAGAATAGGGCAGATAGTAACATGGGAGATGAAGATGATGATATGGCTGATGATGATGAggaggatgatgatgaggatgatggagaggatgaagatgaagatatAGCAGAAGATGGCGGGGGCATGATGTCTATGGCTGATACTGATGTGGAGGATCATGATGATACTGGCTTGGGGGATGAATACAATGATGAAATGATTGAAGAAGATGACGATGATTTTCACGAGAACCGCGTCATAGAGGTGAGATGGAGGGAAGCTCTTGATGGAATGGATCACTTGCAGGTACTTGGGCAGCCTGGAACTGCTGGCGGTCTTATAGATGTAGTTGCCGAACCTTTTGAAGGGGTTAATGTTGATGACCTTTTTCGTCTTCAGAATTTTGAACGTCGCCGCCAGACAGGTAGATCTTCTTTTGAGAGACCTGCCTCTGAAATAAATGGTTTTCAACATCCTCTGCTTGTAAGGCCATCACAATCCGTTGATTTTGTCTCAATGTGGCCATCAGGTGGTAATTCTGCATCCCGGGATTCAGAAACTCAGTCATCCAGGAATCTCGATATGGCCCATTTCTACATGTTTGATACACCTATTCATCCATATGATACCGTTCCAAGTAATCTGTTTGGAGACCGTTTGGGTAGTGTAGCACCACCACCTCTGACTGATTATTCTGTGGGTATGAGTTCATTACACCTACCTGGAAGAAGAGTGTTAGGTAATGGTAGGTGGACTGACAACGGTCAACCACAAGGAGGTGCTCAAGCAGCAGCCATTGCACTAGCAGTGGAGGAACAGTTTTTAGCTCAGATGAGTAGCATAGATCCTACAAGCAGTCCTACTGAACATAATGTACATAACTCTGAAGAACAAGAGAAGCAATCTGATGTCCTTCCATCACATGATGGTCCTGTGTTGACTGTTGGGGCGGACTCTAATTGTCAGCAATTTGCAGGTCAGGAGCAGGAAAATGGTATTGAAGCCATAGCTCAACAAATAAACCTTTCAGTTGATGGTGCTCCTTGTGAGGAAGAGATAAATGTAGACTATGGTGTTCAAGATCCAGGGGAAGGCCTGCATACTAACGAGCCTGTGTCAGTTCAGCCAGTTTCACTGAACCTCATGCCAAATAATCTTGATTGCACcgaaaatgaaataaataataCCCCCAGTGAGAATGTACAATACGGACGGGATCCTGATGTACCTACCAACAACCATAATGTGCCAGTTGTACCAATGGGTTGCAATGGAACATCAAATGTTGATGGGCAGCCTACTAATCTTGGGTTACCAGGCTCTGGTTTTGAGGATACTAATCCAAATGATTGTCCTGCATCATCAGTTTATGCTAGTGTTGATGTTAATATGGGCGGTGTTGATACTGAAAGAAACCAATCAGGGCAACCAACTGTTTCTGAAGACATAAGGGGTGAGCTGTTATCAACTCAGAACACACAAGTTATTCTGGATGAAACTCAAGCTGAACAAACTAGTGCAAATAATGAGGCTGCTGATGCAAATACAATTGACCCTACATTTTTGGAGGCTCTTCCTGAAGATCTGCGAGCAGAAGTTTTGGCATCCCAGCAAGCTCAACCGGTTCAGCCTCCAGTTTATGCACCACCTTCTGCAGAAGATATTGATCCGGAGTTTTTAGCTGCTCTTCCTCCAGATATTCAAGCAGAGGTTTTGGCCCAACAAAGAGCTCAAAGGGTTGTCCAGCAGGCTGAAGGACAGCCAGTTGACATGGATAATGCTTCTATAATTGCAACTTTTCCTGCTGATTTGCGTGAAGAG GTGCTTTTAACTTCTTCTGAAGCAGTTCTGTCAGCACTGCCGTCTCCATTGCTTGCTGAAGCTCAAATATTGAGGGACCGAGCAATGGGTCTTTATCAAGCCCGCAGCCTTTTTGGGAGCAGTCACAGGCTTAACAATAGAAGAAATGGCTTGGGATTTGTTCGGCAGCCTGTGATGGATCGGGGTGTCGGAGTTACAATAGACAGGAGGTCCGCTCTTATGGATGCCTTGAAGGTGAAGGAGATTGAAGGTGAGCCACTACTTGATGCAAATGCATTAAAAGCTTTAATCCGGCTTCTTCGATTGGCACAA CCGCTTGGGAAAGGCCTTCTGCAGAGACTCTTGTTAAACTTAAGTGCACATAATCTAACAAGGGCCACTCTTATTTATCTTTTGCTTGATATGATTAAGCCGGAAGCTGAAGGTTCTGAAAGCAGACCAGCGACTTTAAATTGCCAGAGGCTTTATGGTTGTCACTCAAATACAGTATATGGCCGATCTCAATTATTGGATG CAGGTCTTCCTCCCCTAGTGCTCCGCCGGATTCTTGAGATTCTGACTTACTTGGCCACAAATCATTCTGGTGTTGCAAAAATGTTGTTTCACTTTGACCAATCAATTACAGATTTATCAAATTCATCTGCGACACATATGAATGGGAAAGGAAAGGAAATGGTTACTGAAAGGGGACATTCACCTAAACTTTCTGGAGCTCATGCAGGGGCTGTTCCACTTGTTCTTTTTTTGAAGCTCTTGAATCGACCCTTATTTTTACGCAGCACTGCTCATCTTGAGCAGGTCATGGGTCTGATTCAAGTTGTAGTTGATACTGCTGCATCAAAACTAGAAAGTCAATCTCAATCTGAAAAAGCAATAGCAGATACCCTAAATTTGTCAGTTAATGAAGCTGAGAAGGACCCCCCTTTAGTGGAGTTAGACTCTAATCAACAAGATAAGCACGCTGATACAAAAGCACGTCCTTCCAATGGAAAGAAGAATCTAGATATGTACAATATCTTCTTGCAGTTGCCCCAATCTGATTTGCGGAATATGTGCAATCTTCTTGGTCATGAAGG GCTTTCGGATAAAATGTATATGCTTGCTGGTGAGGTGCTGAAAAAGTTGGCCTTCATTGTTTCCTCTCATAGGAAGTTCTTTATTTTAGAGCTTTCGGAATCATCTCATGCACTGACAGGTTCAGCTGTCAGCGATCTTGTTACCTTGCAGCAAAGAAATATGCTTGGCTTGGGTGCTGGTTCTATGGCTGGTGCTGCCATTCTACGAGTGCTGCAAGCTCTAAGTTCCCTCATTTCACTTGAGACTTCAGGTTATATGGATTTGGAAAGTGATGTAGATCAGCAAGACGACAAAGCAATTATTTGGAATTTGAATACTTCACTCGAGCCACTGTGGCAAGAACTGAGTAATTGTATAAGTGCAGCTGAGATGCAACTTGGCCAAGGCTCTTTCTCTCCTAATATGTCAAACATTCATGTTGCTGAGAATTTGCATGGTTCCTCTACTTCTCCACCACTTCCTCTCGGGACACAAAGACTCCTGCCTTTCATTGAGGctttctttgttttgtgtgaaAAGCTACAAGCAAACGAATCTATCATGCAGCAGGACCATGGCAATGCAACTGCCAGAGAAGTCAAGGAGTTTGCCAGTTGTTCAGCTTCAATGAATGGGAATTTTATTGGAGATTCAAAGCGAAAGCTAGATGGTGCTTTTACATTTACAAGGTTTGCCGAGAAGCATCGTCGGCTTACTAATGCTTTCATTAGGCAGAGTCCAAGTTTGTTGGAGAAATCTCTGTCCATGATGCTCAAGGCCCCAAGACTGATTGACTTTGATAATAAGAGAGCCTATTTCCGCTCAAGAATTAGGCAACAACATGACCAACACTTGTCTGGGCCGCTGCGTATAAGTGTAAGGCGGGCTTACATTTTGGAGGACTCATATAATCAATTAAGGATGCGTCCTACTCCAGATCTCAAGGGGCGATTAAATGTGCAATTTCAAGGTGAAGAGGGTATTGATGCTGGTGGTCTGACCAGAGAATGGTATCAGCTACTATCAAGGGTCATATTTGACAAGGGTGCTTTACTTTTCACAACAGTGGGCAACAATGCAACTTTCCAACCAAACCCTAACTCTGTTTACCAGACTGAACACCTCTCATACTTTAAGTTTGTAGGCCGAGTG GTGGGAAAGGCGTTGTTTGATGCACAACTATTGGATGTTTACTTTACCCGATCTTTCTACAAGCATATACTCGGTGTTAAGGTTACATACCATGACATTGAAGCGGTTGATCCTGATTACTACAAGAATTTGAAATGGATGTTGGAG AATGATGTAAGTGATATTCCTGACTTGACATTTAGCATGGACGCCGATGAAGAAAAACTCATACTTTATGAAAAGAATGAG GTCACTGATTATGAGCTTAAACCTGGAGGAAGGAACATAAAGGTTTCAGAAGAAACAAAGCATGAGTATGTTGACCTTGTTGCTGAACATCTTCTGACTAATGCCATCCGACCTCAAATCAACTCTTTTCTAGAAGGTTTTCATGAAATGGTGCCACGGGAACTTATATCAATCTTTAATGACAAAGAGCTTGAGCTACTCATCAGTGGTCTTCCAGAAATTGATT TGGATGATTTGAAAGAAAATACTGAGTATACTGGCTACACTGTTGCATCAAATGTTATTCAATGGTTTTGGGAGGTGGTTAAATCTTTCAACAAGGAAGACATGGCTAGATTACTGCAATTTGTGACAGGAACATCAAAG GTTCCGTTGGAGGGTTTTATAGCCTTGCAAGGCATCTCTGGTTCCCAAAGGTTTCAGATTCACAAGGCATATGGAGCTCCTGATCGACTTCCATCAGCTCATACTTG CTTCAATCAACTAGATCTTCCTGAGTACACCTCTAAGGAACAGCTTCAAGACCGTTTATTACTTGCCATCCATGAGGCTAGTGAAGGGTTTGGTTTTGGTTGA